A region from the Acetobacteroides hydrogenigenes genome encodes:
- a CDS encoding TetR/AcrR family transcriptional regulator, with amino-acid sequence MTAKFSKTRETILDVSRNVFGEMGYYNATINDIALACNRGRRTIYTYFKSKDEIYNEVIKVESAKMAAELQSYFSNIIDPREKLRMYIVKRMEIIRNLVYAHTALKTCFFKEKAHLDLIRREFDKEEVKILLSILDEGIRRNVFQVLNMSLTAHNLLVTLKAFESSFMEMNPDEALKQRQLDIIRIVIFGVFNNSSLR; translated from the coding sequence ATGACAGCAAAATTCAGCAAGACACGCGAAACCATTTTGGATGTTTCCCGGAATGTTTTTGGGGAAATGGGCTACTATAACGCCACAATTAATGATATTGCGCTTGCATGCAATAGGGGGAGACGCACCATATACACCTACTTTAAGTCGAAGGATGAGATTTACAATGAGGTAATAAAGGTAGAGTCTGCTAAGATGGCTGCAGAGCTGCAAAGTTATTTCTCAAACATCATCGATCCACGCGAAAAGCTAAGGATGTATATCGTTAAGCGTATGGAAATCATACGTAACCTAGTTTACGCCCATACTGCTCTGAAAACTTGCTTCTTTAAGGAGAAGGCACACCTGGATCTGATTCGTCGCGAATTTGACAAGGAAGAGGTTAAAATTCTTTTGAGCATTCTTGATGAGGGAATTCGTCGAAATGTTTTTCAGGTGCTAAATATGAGCTTAACCGCCCACAATCTATTGGTTACGCTAAAAGCTTTCGAGTCTAGCTTTATGGAAATGAATCCTGACGAGGCTTTAAAGCAACGGCAACTCGATATTATTAGAATTGTTATTTTCGGCGTTTTCAACAATAGTAGCCTGAGGTAG
- a CDS encoding outer membrane beta-barrel protein has product MWRFLGLLALSFTAAIPALSQGKLSVVGYVSDSTGKKAVEFAVVALLSSRDSSVVGSAVTDVNGVFEVRNVVPGRFLVRVSHMSFESMAKRIVARSETGVFNAGNIRLARKQIALDEVVVVGKSTPIRIAKDTLEFNAGSYRPREQDVVADVLRKLPGVTVAKDGSVTINGKPVTQIMVDGKKFFLNDPSLATQNLPADIVDKIQVVNKKSDQAEFTKVDDGQTEKVINLTLKKEKKRGIFGSYRLGAGSNDSYDLGARIGGFRNATQAVAMGNYNNINRQGTGSGVAFPNASRQGILTSGNAALNLNYEPNSKLNANGSYRFGYGSSDRETNSNRQTFEDKGTFNSDSYSSGNSLSRSHSMYSRIEYRHDTTLSLIITPNVQLSTGDSYDEGSSHLFDENAALVNSEERTSSRISESVNYGLGLLVQKRLKHPRQTLSVSMDSRANDSSSDVLTFQKNYYAVKDSTNIRNQSIDVDGGGGSFSSRLAYTHPIGKYLTAEFSYRFQYGTSRSTNAAFDFNPSTGNYDVENSLYSKNYRNSECKNAAGVYLNFAKGALVANIGANANVVNQDYRNQIGFVWLDTALVFRNISPSLVVSFSHKESHDVRFSYNGNTRQPSVEQLHPVQNPSTPNSIQLGNSSLKEEFNHNLSLSYSYFNKETFFSFNNSLSGSITSDAIVGKSYRDDLGKYYHQAVNVDGRYQLGSFTTVGKSVLANKLHLSVSVDVDYSRTPGFANLVKYFSNQFAVEEGLKAYLTLDFLEVGADCSYSYNLVRYEGLSGYSSIQYTRKRYSSLAVEGSITARLPGNFEVKSTLDASRKYGDLSSGGDKSYLWNGAITKKFLKNKSLSLTVMAFDILNKYKPYSRNVSASYIEEVRYKSMSQLFMATLSYTLNKFGGDVRRK; this is encoded by the coding sequence ATGTGGCGATTTCTTGGGCTGTTAGCGCTTAGTTTTACGGCTGCAATTCCCGCTCTATCGCAGGGGAAACTTAGTGTTGTTGGATATGTTTCGGATTCAACAGGGAAAAAAGCGGTAGAGTTTGCTGTGGTTGCGCTGCTTTCCAGCCGTGATTCTAGTGTTGTTGGTTCGGCGGTTACCGACGTTAATGGAGTTTTTGAGGTGCGAAATGTTGTGCCAGGTAGGTTCCTAGTTCGGGTATCCCACATGTCCTTTGAGTCGATGGCCAAGCGCATAGTAGCGCGAAGCGAAACCGGAGTTTTTAATGCTGGCAATATTCGGTTAGCTAGAAAGCAAATAGCCCTCGATGAGGTGGTGGTGGTCGGAAAGAGTACTCCCATTCGGATTGCAAAAGATACCCTGGAGTTTAATGCTGGATCGTATAGACCCCGAGAGCAGGATGTGGTGGCCGATGTGCTGCGCAAGCTTCCGGGCGTTACGGTAGCCAAGGATGGTTCGGTAACCATAAATGGTAAGCCTGTAACGCAAATTATGGTCGATGGTAAAAAGTTCTTCCTTAACGATCCATCGTTAGCAACGCAGAACCTCCCTGCCGATATTGTTGATAAAATTCAGGTCGTAAATAAGAAAAGCGATCAGGCCGAGTTTACCAAGGTTGATGATGGCCAAACTGAAAAGGTAATCAACCTAACACTAAAAAAGGAGAAGAAAAGGGGGATATTTGGTTCGTATAGGCTTGGAGCAGGATCGAATGATAGCTACGATTTGGGTGCGCGGATTGGTGGATTTAGAAACGCTACACAGGCGGTTGCTATGGGGAACTACAACAATATAAACCGACAGGGAACGGGTAGCGGTGTTGCTTTCCCGAATGCCAGCCGGCAGGGGATTCTAACCTCCGGAAATGCGGCCTTAAACCTCAACTACGAACCCAACTCTAAGCTGAATGCAAATGGGAGCTACCGTTTTGGTTATGGTAGTTCCGATAGGGAAACGAACTCCAATAGGCAGACCTTTGAGGATAAAGGAACCTTTAACAGCGATAGCTACTCCTCTGGCAACTCCTTAAGCCGTTCGCATAGCATGTACTCGCGCATCGAGTATCGGCACGATACAACGCTCTCGCTTATCATTACGCCCAACGTGCAACTTTCTACTGGCGATTCGTACGATGAGGGGAGTTCGCATCTCTTTGACGAAAACGCTGCGCTGGTAAACTCGGAGGAGCGCACCTCCTCGCGTATTTCTGAATCTGTAAACTATGGATTAGGACTTTTGGTGCAGAAGCGGCTTAAGCATCCCCGCCAAACGCTTTCGGTTAGTATGGATAGCCGTGCTAATGATAGCAGCAGCGATGTTCTTACCTTTCAGAAAAACTACTATGCTGTAAAGGATTCTACCAACATCCGTAACCAAAGCATCGATGTTGATGGCGGAGGTGGCTCGTTTTCTTCTCGACTAGCCTATACGCACCCTATTGGAAAATACCTTACGGCAGAGTTTAGCTACCGCTTTCAGTACGGGACTTCGAGGAGCACGAATGCAGCATTCGACTTTAATCCTTCTACCGGAAACTACGATGTTGAGAATAGCCTCTACTCAAAAAACTACAGGAACAGCGAGTGTAAGAATGCTGCTGGTGTTTACCTGAACTTTGCAAAAGGAGCGCTAGTAGCCAACATAGGCGCTAATGCTAACGTAGTTAACCAGGATTACCGAAACCAGATTGGGTTTGTGTGGTTGGATACGGCTCTTGTTTTTCGGAATATTTCTCCTTCGTTGGTTGTGTCGTTTAGCCATAAAGAAAGCCACGATGTACGCTTTAGCTACAATGGGAATACCCGTCAGCCGAGCGTAGAGCAGTTGCACCCTGTTCAAAATCCAAGTACGCCTAACAGCATACAGTTGGGCAACTCATCGCTAAAAGAGGAGTTCAACCACAACCTTTCGCTTAGCTATAGCTATTTTAATAAGGAAACTTTCTTTTCGTTTAACAATAGCCTTAGCGGAAGCATCACTTCCGATGCAATAGTAGGGAAAAGCTACCGTGATGACTTAGGAAAGTACTACCATCAGGCTGTTAATGTCGATGGGCGCTATCAATTAGGCAGTTTTACTACTGTTGGGAAATCAGTGCTTGCAAATAAGCTGCACCTGTCAGTATCGGTGGATGTAGACTATAGCCGCACGCCGGGCTTTGCCAATTTGGTAAAGTATTTCTCTAATCAATTTGCAGTAGAAGAAGGGCTAAAAGCTTATCTGACGCTTGATTTTCTTGAGGTTGGGGCTGATTGCAGCTACTCCTACAACTTAGTTCGCTACGAGGGGCTTTCTGGCTATTCTTCGATTCAGTACACGCGTAAGCGTTATTCATCTCTTGCCGTAGAGGGAAGCATAACGGCTCGTTTACCGGGCAATTTTGAGGTTAAGTCTACACTAGATGCTTCGCGCAAGTATGGCGATTTGTCTAGCGGTGGCGACAAATCCTACCTGTGGAATGGTGCGATAACCAAGAAGTTTCTTAAGAATAAATCGTTGTCTCTTACCGTTATGGCATTTGATATTCTGAATAAGTATAAGCCTTATAGCAGAAACGTATCTGCCAGCTATATCGAAGAGGTGAGGTACAAATCCATGTCTCAGCTGTTTATGGCCACGCTATCCTATACCCTAAATAAGTTTGGTGGCGATGTGAGAAGGAAGTAG
- a CDS encoding 3-oxoacyl-ACP synthase III family protein, giving the protein MYINAIGHYLPSEVVPNSYFKEVNGLSDEWIFQRTGIKERRKASAEENSNSMAISAISNTVASICYPIEEVDLVVGATYTPYDTVGTIAHVVQRHFDITNAAALTITSACSSLINAIEIVEGYFAMGKATKALVVASEHNTYYSNDSDEKCGHLWGDGAAAVFLSKDRLSETDMLVEGVVTHGLGHIGRGPEGVLLLPKECGIVMPYGKDVFVNACTFMIQGLKELLDAKGLSFGDLDYIVPHQANMRIITQIASMLDFPLEKIFANIELFGNTGCGSTAIALSQNKDKFVKNDLLGITVFGGGYSSGAMLVRV; this is encoded by the coding sequence ATGTACATTAATGCAATTGGCCACTATTTGCCATCAGAGGTAGTTCCAAACAGCTACTTTAAAGAGGTAAATGGTTTGAGCGATGAGTGGATTTTTCAGAGAACGGGAATAAAGGAAAGGCGTAAGGCATCGGCTGAGGAGAATTCGAATTCTATGGCTATTAGCGCAATAAGCAACACTGTTGCGTCTATTTGCTATCCTATAGAAGAGGTTGATCTGGTAGTAGGTGCAACCTATACCCCCTACGATACGGTAGGTACAATTGCCCATGTTGTTCAGCGGCACTTCGACATCACAAATGCTGCGGCTCTAACCATAACTTCTGCTTGTTCGTCGCTAATTAATGCAATAGAAATTGTAGAAGGATACTTTGCAATGGGCAAGGCAACCAAAGCGCTGGTTGTTGCTTCTGAGCATAACACTTACTACAGCAACGATAGCGATGAGAAATGTGGCCACTTGTGGGGCGATGGCGCTGCAGCTGTATTCCTATCTAAAGATCGGTTATCGGAGACTGATATGCTTGTAGAGGGTGTTGTTACGCATGGTTTGGGGCATATTGGTCGAGGTCCCGAAGGGGTGTTGTTACTCCCGAAGGAGTGCGGCATTGTAATGCCTTACGGTAAGGATGTGTTTGTTAATGCCTGTACTTTCATGATTCAGGGATTAAAGGAACTGCTGGATGCTAAAGGGCTATCGTTTGGTGACCTAGATTATATAGTTCCACATCAGGCAAACATGCGTATTATTACCCAGATAGCATCAATGCTAGATTTTCCTCTCGAAAAGATATTCGCCAATATCGAATTGTTCGGTAATACTGGCTGTGGAAGTACAGCAATTGCGCTTTCGCAGAACAAAGATAAGTTTGTTAAGAACGATTTACTTGGAATAACCGTTTTTGGAGGAGGCTATTCTAGTGGGGCAATGCTGGTTCGTGTATAA
- a CDS encoding CTP synthase, translating into MAQTKYIFVTGGVTSSLGKGIISASLAKLLQARGYSVTIQKLDPYINVDPGTLNPYEHGECYVTEDGAETDLDLGHYERFTNKPTSQANNVTTGRIYQSVINKERRGEYLGKTVQVIPHITDEIKRCIKVLGTKNKYDVVITEIGGTVGDIESLPYVEAVRQLRWELGSTNSLVIHLTLVPYLAAAGEPKTKPTQHSVKMLLETGVQPDILVLRTEKPLTVEIKKKVALFCNVDKDSVIESVDVPTIYEVPLEMLKQKLDLTVLRKLNLPSDNEVELSDWTRLVDSIKHPKHEVSIALVGKYTELHDAYKSIVEAFIHGGASNSCKVKIKWVNSEKIGEDNVATLLGDVQGVLVAPGFGHRGIEGKISAIKYARENQVPFFGICLGMQCAVIEFARNVLKMAEANSTEMVVSTPYPVIDLMEDQKEITDKGGTMRLGAYPCVLVKDSLAYKAYKLEEISERHRHRYEFNNQYLEQFEAAGMKPVGTNPDTNLVEVVEIPSHPYFVGVQFHPEYKSTVANPHPLFVAFVKAALKYKNEKCK; encoded by the coding sequence ATGGCACAGACTAAGTACATTTTTGTAACTGGAGGTGTAACATCCTCATTGGGAAAAGGAATTATTTCGGCATCGCTAGCAAAGCTATTACAGGCTAGAGGATACTCGGTTACCATTCAGAAGTTAGATCCATACATCAACGTTGATCCAGGGACTTTGAACCCTTACGAACACGGTGAATGCTATGTGACAGAGGATGGTGCAGAAACCGATCTCGACCTTGGGCATTACGAGCGTTTTACCAATAAGCCAACCTCTCAGGCAAATAATGTAACTACCGGAAGGATATACCAGTCGGTAATAAATAAGGAGCGCCGTGGAGAGTATCTTGGGAAAACGGTGCAGGTTATTCCTCATATTACGGATGAAATTAAGCGTTGTATTAAGGTTTTGGGAACCAAAAACAAGTACGATGTTGTAATTACTGAGATTGGGGGAACGGTGGGCGATATAGAGTCACTTCCATACGTAGAGGCTGTTCGTCAGCTTCGCTGGGAACTCGGTTCTACAAACTCGTTGGTGATTCACCTCACGCTTGTTCCGTACCTTGCTGCTGCAGGAGAACCAAAGACAAAGCCAACGCAGCACTCTGTAAAAATGCTGCTTGAAACTGGAGTACAGCCAGATATACTGGTACTTAGAACCGAGAAGCCTCTTACTGTTGAAATAAAGAAAAAGGTAGCTCTTTTCTGTAATGTTGATAAGGATTCTGTGATCGAATCGGTTGATGTTCCTACTATCTACGAGGTGCCTCTTGAGATGCTTAAGCAGAAGCTTGATCTTACGGTACTTCGTAAGCTAAATTTACCTTCGGACAATGAAGTAGAACTGTCTGACTGGACACGGTTGGTTGATAGTATTAAGCACCCTAAGCATGAGGTTAGCATTGCACTTGTAGGTAAGTATACCGAACTTCATGATGCCTACAAGTCAATTGTAGAGGCATTTATCCATGGAGGAGCCTCAAATTCGTGCAAGGTTAAGATTAAGTGGGTAAATTCCGAAAAGATAGGCGAAGATAATGTTGCCACTCTTTTAGGTGATGTTCAAGGCGTTTTGGTTGCTCCCGGTTTTGGGCATCGAGGTATCGAAGGTAAGATTTCGGCCATTAAGTATGCTCGCGAAAACCAAGTTCCATTTTTTGGAATATGCCTTGGCATGCAGTGCGCTGTAATCGAGTTTGCCCGTAACGTGCTCAAAATGGCAGAGGCTAACTCTACCGAGATGGTGGTGTCGACTCCATATCCTGTGATCGACTTAATGGAAGATCAAAAAGAGATTACGGATAAGGGCGGTACCATGAGGCTTGGTGCTTATCCTTGTGTTCTTGTTAAGGACTCGTTGGCGTATAAGGCGTACAAGTTGGAGGAAATCTCTGAAAGACATCGTCATCGCTATGAGTTTAATAACCAATACTTGGAGCAGTTTGAGGCTGCCGGCATGAAGCCTGTTGGAACAAATCCTGACACAAACTTGGTTGAGGTTGTAGAGATTCCTTCGCATCCTTACTTTGTTGGGGTCCAATTCCACCCAGAGTATAAGAGCACGGTGGCTAACCCTCATCCGCTTTTTGTTGCTTTTGTAAAAGCAGCATTAAAGTACAAGAACGAAAAGTGTAAATAA
- the yidC gene encoding membrane protein insertase YidC → MDKKSIIGLVIIGAILIGFSYYNNRQMEKYQKEQAAIDSVARAKMPKDASKQAALAAQDQLQKENAINDSLEVAAISETVGATMATAVRGTEEFYTLQNDRVKVVFSNKGGRIASVELLKYKRYNGDKLVLFTPERSQFDLNLFIGQSISTSRFYFQPVNVAKNAAISSTDSVKSAAFRLYTDASSYIEYVYTLKKGSYMVDFKVNFVGLERKLPSNMTSLDISWAMDAPQQEKGFKNENNYTAISYKFPGEEGDMEELSPMKDAVSEKVTTKLQWVDFKQQFFSSILVAKNSFTSGDLAQTTHKPDSGFVKNFKATLQVPFTAATKNLDFSFYFGPNLFNELKKHDLGFEKVVPLGSWIIRWINRWVVIPVFDMLESHIASFGIIILILTILIKLVLFPLTYKSYLSMAKMRVLKPEVDQINAKYPKKEDALKKQQEVMALYRKTGVNPMGGCLPMLLQLPILFAMFKFFPASFELRQESFLWADDLSAFDSILKLPFEIPLYGGHVSLFTLLMAVSLYLTSKINMGQMADTNQQMPGMKFMTLYMMPVMMLLWFNNYAAGLSYYYLLSNLITLGQTYIIRQTVDDEAVHAKLKENSKKPVKKSRFQQKLEEMAKQQKRR, encoded by the coding sequence ATGGATAAAAAAAGTATTATCGGCTTGGTGATAATAGGTGCAATCCTTATCGGATTCAGCTACTACAACAACCGACAAATGGAAAAGTATCAAAAAGAGCAGGCGGCTATCGATTCGGTTGCTCGGGCAAAGATGCCTAAGGATGCTTCCAAACAAGCGGCTCTTGCTGCTCAAGATCAGCTTCAAAAGGAGAATGCTATAAACGACAGCCTTGAAGTTGCTGCTATTTCAGAAACGGTTGGGGCTACTATGGCTACTGCTGTGAGAGGTACTGAGGAATTCTATACTTTGCAAAATGATAGAGTAAAAGTTGTATTCTCGAACAAGGGAGGACGAATTGCTTCTGTTGAGCTTTTAAAGTATAAGCGATATAACGGAGATAAGCTAGTTCTTTTTACCCCGGAAAGAAGCCAGTTTGACCTAAACCTATTTATTGGTCAGAGCATCTCTACTTCAAGGTTTTACTTTCAACCTGTAAACGTTGCTAAAAATGCGGCTATTTCTTCTACAGATTCGGTTAAGAGTGCTGCATTTCGTTTGTATACCGATGCATCGAGCTATATAGAGTACGTTTACACCCTTAAAAAGGGAAGCTACATGGTTGACTTTAAGGTAAACTTTGTAGGATTGGAACGCAAGCTTCCTTCAAATATGACCAGCTTAGACATTAGCTGGGCTATGGATGCTCCTCAGCAGGAAAAGGGCTTTAAGAACGAGAATAACTATACGGCAATTAGCTATAAATTCCCTGGGGAAGAAGGGGATATGGAGGAGTTATCTCCAATGAAGGATGCTGTGAGCGAAAAGGTGACAACCAAATTGCAATGGGTTGACTTTAAGCAGCAGTTTTTTTCCTCTATTCTTGTTGCTAAAAACAGTTTTACATCAGGAGACTTAGCACAAACTACACATAAGCCAGATTCTGGGTTTGTAAAGAACTTTAAAGCGACGCTTCAAGTTCCTTTTACTGCAGCAACAAAGAATCTAGATTTCTCTTTCTACTTTGGTCCAAACCTTTTCAACGAGCTTAAAAAGCACGATTTGGGCTTCGAAAAGGTTGTTCCTCTAGGTTCGTGGATTATTCGTTGGATTAACCGCTGGGTAGTGATTCCTGTATTCGATATGCTAGAGTCGCATATTGCTAGTTTTGGTATAATCATTCTTATTCTTACGATCTTAATAAAGCTGGTTCTGTTTCCGCTCACCTACAAGTCGTACCTTTCGATGGCGAAGATGAGGGTGCTAAAGCCAGAGGTTGATCAGATTAATGCAAAGTATCCTAAAAAGGAAGATGCGCTTAAGAAGCAGCAGGAGGTAATGGCCCTTTACCGTAAAACTGGAGTTAACCCAATGGGTGGATGTTTGCCAATGCTACTACAGCTGCCAATCCTTTTTGCGATGTTTAAGTTCTTCCCTGCATCATTTGAGCTTCGTCAGGAGAGCTTCCTTTGGGCTGATGACTTGTCTGCGTTTGACTCTATTCTGAAGCTGCCATTCGAAATTCCGTTGTATGGTGGTCACGTTAGCTTGTTTACGCTCTTAATGGCAGTGTCGTTATACCTGACATCGAAGATTAATATGGGGCAAATGGCCGATACTAACCAGCAAATGCCTGGGATGAAGTTTATGACCCTTTATATGATGCCTGTGATGATGCTGCTCTGGTTTAACAACTATGCGGCTGGTTTGAGCTACTACTATCTGCTGTCGAACCTTATAACCTTAGGACAAACCTACATTATTCGCCAAACGGTTGATGATGAGGCTGTGCATGCTAAGCTAAAGGAAAATAGCAAGAAGCCTGTTAAAAAGTCTCGTTTCCAACAAAAGTTGGAGGAAATGGCTAAGCAGCAAAAAAGAAGGTAG
- a CDS encoding outer membrane beta-barrel family protein, whose amino-acid sequence MSSNTFKIVILAFILGSALSSAAQQRSGGSGASHGANPAGSLKLTKITGTVIDKSTSKPVEYANIAIYRAKDSTLVTGGISDNAGKFSIDRIPYGIYTLKVKFIGYSTSVVKDVKANQPTTDVGKIDINPSSKNIEEVTVVGRKNEVQNNLDKKVYNIDRSMYGTGGTALDIMQSLPAVAVDFDGNVSMRGSSVTILIDGRPSNLVSLDQMPAHLIQRVEIISNPSAKYDPEGMSGIINIILKKNIQRGLNGMVNLNAGYNNKWMGSATLNYRKNKVNFFTNYTLRSFNGESYQDSWSNSTFNGTNTFQQRNTTTDNKMRMQNIQAGIDYYLNDKNTLNTSFTLEPRSMRSNDEATGYTNSNGVKMYDYNRYTKNKGSNKGGFEYDLAYKRTFAREGEELTAEFNIDRGNNEMEQTSIEQNTKTPENNFTKPLTPYTHQLTNSNNDNVRTMFRTDYVLPLAEMGRVEVGYMLSNSLSKSTYDLSKAYAENTAPVLQPQYTNDFDYRQTVNAVYANYGISIGKFKAQAGLRAENADTHGEQKTENTSFRKNFFDFFPSAFVKYAPNDNNEFGINYSRRTNRPRMWSLNPFVNRADTLNTSQGNPDLDPEYINSFEVGYTRIFNKNSVSLTAFYRKTTGIVATIRQQVDALRSFTTFVNLNSGESYGAEAAANINIFKWWNTNWSYSYFHTKLTDNSSVLDNKTKDSDSWTLRATSNWFLSKQFSLQAMYNYRSPVVTTGAGGFRGMGGASQGKSHASYTVDMGARYSILKGKGDVSLRVSDIFDTGRYITDGFGPNYTSYSKSWRQTPNVFLGFTYRINDFKRKPQKQQDQNSMDEEMM is encoded by the coding sequence GCAAAGGATAGCACGCTTGTTACCGGAGGCATTTCCGATAATGCAGGAAAGTTTTCCATAGATAGAATACCTTACGGAATATACACGCTAAAGGTTAAATTCATCGGCTACTCGACATCGGTAGTTAAGGATGTGAAGGCAAACCAACCAACAACCGATGTGGGGAAAATAGACATTAACCCTTCATCAAAAAACATAGAAGAGGTAACGGTAGTTGGCCGTAAAAACGAGGTGCAAAACAACCTCGACAAGAAGGTGTACAACATCGACCGAAGCATGTACGGCACAGGTGGAACTGCACTAGACATTATGCAATCGCTGCCTGCTGTTGCAGTTGATTTCGACGGCAACGTATCCATGCGAGGATCGAGCGTTACCATTCTTATTGATGGAAGACCTTCGAACCTTGTAAGCCTCGACCAAATGCCAGCACACCTTATTCAGCGCGTTGAAATTATTAGCAACCCTTCGGCCAAGTATGATCCCGAAGGTATGTCGGGTATCATCAACATTATCCTAAAGAAGAACATACAGCGCGGACTAAACGGCATGGTAAACCTAAATGCCGGCTACAACAACAAGTGGATGGGATCGGCAACCCTAAACTACCGCAAGAATAAGGTTAACTTCTTCACCAACTACACGCTTCGCTCATTCAATGGAGAGAGCTACCAAGACTCATGGTCGAACAGCACCTTTAATGGAACCAACACCTTCCAGCAAAGAAACACGACTACTGACAATAAAATGAGGATGCAGAACATTCAAGCGGGAATAGACTACTACCTCAACGATAAAAATACGCTGAACACCTCGTTTACGCTTGAGCCCAGAAGCATGAGATCTAACGATGAAGCAACAGGCTACACCAATAGCAACGGAGTGAAGATGTACGACTACAATCGATACACCAAGAACAAAGGCTCTAACAAAGGTGGCTTTGAGTACGACTTAGCCTACAAGCGTACCTTTGCCCGCGAAGGCGAAGAGCTTACTGCCGAGTTTAACATCGATAGGGGAAACAACGAGATGGAGCAAACCTCCATAGAGCAAAACACAAAGACGCCAGAAAATAATTTTACGAAACCTTTAACCCCCTACACCCATCAGCTTACCAATAGCAATAACGACAACGTAAGAACCATGTTCCGTACAGACTACGTTCTTCCTTTGGCCGAAATGGGACGCGTAGAGGTTGGCTATATGCTATCGAACAGCCTAAGCAAATCGACCTACGATCTGTCAAAAGCTTACGCCGAAAATACGGCACCCGTTCTACAGCCTCAATACACCAATGATTTCGACTACCGCCAAACAGTAAATGCTGTATACGCAAACTACGGTATTAGCATCGGCAAATTTAAGGCTCAAGCAGGGCTTCGTGCCGAAAATGCCGACACCCATGGCGAGCAGAAGACCGAAAATACCTCGTTCAGGAAGAACTTCTTCGACTTCTTCCCTTCGGCATTCGTAAAGTATGCACCCAACGATAACAACGAGTTCGGCATTAACTATAGCCGACGCACCAACAGACCAAGAATGTGGTCGCTAAACCCATTCGTTAACCGTGCCGATACGCTCAATACATCACAGGGAAATCCCGACCTAGATCCTGAGTACATCAATTCGTTCGAAGTTGGATACACTCGCATCTTCAACAAGAATTCGGTATCGCTTACCGCTTTCTACCGTAAAACAACCGGCATTGTTGCCACTATACGCCAGCAGGTAGATGCCCTTCGCTCTTTCACCACCTTTGTTAACCTCAACAGCGGCGAATCGTATGGTGCCGAAGCTGCGGCAAACATCAACATTTTTAAGTGGTGGAATACCAACTGGAGCTACAGTTACTTCCACACAAAGCTTACCGACAACAGCAGCGTGCTTGACAATAAGACAAAGGACTCCGACTCGTGGACGCTAAGGGCCACATCAAACTGGTTCCTAAGCAAGCAATTTAGCCTACAAGCCATGTACAACTACAGATCACCAGTTGTTACTACTGGGGCTGGAGGATTCCGTGGAATGGGCGGTGCTTCTCAAGGAAAATCTCATGCGAGCTACACCGTAGACATGGGAGCTCGTTACTCCATACTTAAAGGGAAAGGCGACGTTAGCCTAAGGGTTAGCGATATATTTGACACCGGAAGGTATATCACTGATGGGTTTGGACCTAACTATACCTCCTACTCTAAGAGCTGGAGGCAGACACCAAACGTCTTCCTAGGGTTTACCTACCGCATTAACGACTTTAAGCGTAAACCACAAAAGCAGCAAGATCAAAATAGCATGGACGAAGAAATGATGTAA